In Ardenticatenales bacterium, a single genomic region encodes these proteins:
- the rplE gene encoding 50S ribosomal protein L5 has product MTALTEQYKESVVPALMKEFKYKSVMQAPRIEKVVVNVGLGEALDNPKALEFAVRDITTITGQKPVVTKARRSIAGFKLREGRTIGVKVTLRGDRMWSFLTRLIHVALPRTRDFQGVSPYSFDGRGNYTLGLREQLIFPEIRYDSIDKVRGMEVSIVTTAKTDDEGRRLLALLGMPFKRD; this is encoded by the coding sequence ATTACAGCATTAACAGAGCAGTACAAAGAAAGCGTTGTGCCGGCTCTGATGAAGGAATTCAAGTACAAAAGCGTTATGCAAGCGCCGCGCATCGAAAAGGTCGTGGTTAACGTTGGCCTGGGTGAAGCACTGGACAACCCTAAGGCGTTGGAGTTTGCCGTGCGCGACATCACGACAATTACGGGACAAAAACCCGTCGTCACCAAAGCTCGTCGCTCTATTGCCGGCTTTAAGCTGCGCGAGGGCCGCACCATTGGGGTCAAGGTGACGTTGCGCGGCGACCGTATGTGGAGCTTCCTCACCAGGCTTATCCACGTGGCGCTGCCCCGCACGCGCGATTTCCAGGGCGTTTCCCCCTACTCGTTTGATGGTCGTGGGAATTACACGCTGGGTTTGCGCGAGCAGCTCATCTTCCCGGAGATTCGTTATGACTCTATCGACAAGGTGCGCGGAATGGAAGTGAGCATTGTAACGACCGCAAAGACGGATGATGAGGGACGACGTTTGCTGGCACTGTTGGGCATGCCCTTCAAGCGTGATTAG
- the rplV gene encoding 50S ribosomal protein L22 produces MIEAFEVKAVARHIGISPQKVRLVIDTVRGKDAEEALEILRFMPNRAAEPVFKLVQSAIANAEENFGLEADDLFISRIYADEGPRNRLRPYGGRFGARGRFKPIMRRTSHITVILAEREATEYLE; encoded by the coding sequence ATGATAGAAGCATTCGAAGTCAAAGCGGTGGCCCGACACATTGGCATTTCGCCACAGAAAGTCCGTCTGGTCATTGATACAGTTCGTGGAAAAGATGCGGAAGAAGCGCTAGAGATACTGCGCTTCATGCCCAATCGAGCCGCTGAACCAGTCTTCAAACTGGTGCAATCAGCCATTGCCAATGCCGAAGAAAACTTCGGCCTGGAAGCCGATGATCTGTTCATCAGCCGCATTTACGCTGACGAAGGACCGCGCAATCGTTTGCGCCCCTATGGTGGACGCTTCGGCGCTCGCGGACGGTTTAAGCCGATCATGCGCCGAACCTCGCACATAACCGTTATCCTGGCCGAGCGTGAAGCGACGGAATATCTAGAGTAA
- the rplB gene encoding 50S ribosomal protein L2 codes for MPIKVFKPTSPGRRGMSGQTFEEITHSQPERSLSKGLRKRGGRNFRGKVTVRHRGGGHKRRYRFIDFKRDKFGIPGRIASIEYDPNRSARIALVVYADGEKRYVVAPLGLRVDDTILSDERTEIRPGNTMPIRNIPLGTQIHNIELQPGRGGQIARSAGTSAQLLAKEGEQYAIVRLPSGEERYIRQDCLATIGQVGNVEHGNVKLGKAGRKRHLGIRPTVRGSAMSPRDHPHGGGEGRSPIGMAGPKTPWGKPAQGTRTRSNKSTDKFIFRRRSKKRR; via the coding sequence ATGCCAATCAAAGTATTCAAACCAACTTCACCTGGCCGCCGCGGAATGAGCGGCCAGACATTTGAAGAAATCACGCACAGCCAGCCGGAGCGCAGCCTGTCAAAAGGATTGCGCAAGCGGGGTGGTCGCAATTTCCGTGGCAAGGTCACGGTGCGGCATCGCGGCGGCGGGCACAAACGGCGCTATCGCTTCATTGATTTCAAGCGGGACAAATTCGGCATTCCGGGGCGTATCGCCTCTATCGAATATGACCCCAATCGTTCCGCCCGCATCGCGCTGGTCGTCTACGCCGATGGCGAAAAACGGTACGTTGTCGCCCCTCTTGGCCTGCGCGTCGATGATACGATTCTTAGTGACGAACGCACGGAAATTCGCCCCGGCAACACGATGCCCATCCGCAACATCCCTCTGGGTACGCAGATACACAACATCGAATTGCAACCAGGTCGCGGTGGTCAGATCGCTCGTTCTGCCGGCACTTCCGCCCAACTCCTGGCCAAAGAAGGAGAGCAATACGCCATCGTCCGCCTTCCTTCCGGCGAAGAACGCTACATCCGCCAGGATTGCCTGGCAACCATCGGCCAGGTCGGCAACGTCGAACACGGCAACGTCAAACTTGGCAAAGCAGGTCGCAAACGTCACCTGGGCATCCGCCCCACCGTGCGCGGCTCTGCCATGTCGCCGCGAGACCATCCACATGGTGGTGGCGAAGGCCGCTCTCCCATTGGTATGGCTGGCCCCAAAACCCCCTGGGGCAAACCCGCCCAGGGCACACGGACCCGCAGCAACAAATCCACCGACAAGTTCATTTTTCGTCGCCGTAGCAAGAAGCGCCGTTAG
- the rplX gene encoding 50S ribosomal protein L24 yields the protein MRLKVNDQVEVIAGNFKGIRGTVLRVIPEQNRVVVSGVNVVKKHQKPRQTGGRPAPGGIIEFEAPIDASNVMLVCPTTGQLTRIGLRRDEDGRRVRYSKKSGQSLE from the coding sequence ATGCGTCTCAAAGTAAATGATCAGGTAGAGGTAATTGCCGGCAACTTCAAAGGCATTCGTGGCACCGTTTTGCGCGTTATTCCAGAACAGAATCGCGTTGTCGTCTCTGGTGTCAATGTCGTTAAGAAGCACCAGAAACCCCGCCAGACAGGTGGGCGTCCCGCGCCCGGCGGCATTATCGAGTTTGAAGCGCCTATTGATGCTTCAAACGTGATGCTCGTTTGCCCCACCACGGGCCAACTGACGCGCATTGGATTGCGCCGCGACGAAGATGGACGACGGGTACGCTATTCCAAGAAAAGCGGTCAATCATTAGAGTGA
- the rpsC gene encoding 30S ribosomal protein S3 produces the protein MGRKVHPIGFRLKIIRDWNTRWYAEGERYRDLLHEDFAIRALVRQELAQAGISNIEIERFPNQVQVVIWTAKPGIVIGRKGATVKELRNKLKDLTNKAVKLEVEEITQPDLDARLVAENIAGQLERRISHSRAMKRAVTQAMRQGAQGVRIEAGGRLSGAEMARKEKVWDGQVPRNTLRANIDYGFAEALTTFGRIGIKVWIYKGEVLPQKETTDVYVSS, from the coding sequence TTGGGGCGTAAAGTACATCCAATCGGATTTCGTTTGAAGATTATTCGCGACTGGAATACCCGCTGGTATGCCGAGGGCGAACGCTACCGCGATTTGCTGCACGAGGACTTCGCTATTCGTGCGTTGGTGCGCCAGGAATTGGCTCAGGCCGGCATTTCCAATATCGAAATCGAACGTTTTCCGAATCAAGTTCAAGTCGTCATCTGGACGGCCAAGCCAGGTATTGTTATTGGGCGGAAAGGCGCAACCGTTAAGGAACTGCGCAATAAACTGAAAGACTTGACCAACAAAGCCGTCAAGTTGGAAGTAGAGGAAATCACCCAACCCGACCTCGATGCCCGACTGGTAGCCGAGAACATCGCCGGCCAGCTTGAACGGCGCATCTCCCACAGTCGCGCCATGAAACGGGCCGTGACCCAGGCTATGCGCCAGGGCGCGCAAGGCGTGCGCATCGAAGCAGGTGGCCGTCTCTCCGGCGCGGAAATGGCCCGTAAAGAAAAAGTGTGGGACGGGCAGGTGCCGCGCAACACATTGCGCGCCAACATTGATTACGGCTTCGCGGAAGCCTTAACCACCTTTGGCCGCATTGGCATTAAAGTGTGGATCTACAAAGGCGAAGTCCTGCCGCAGAAAGAAACCACGGACGTCTACGTCAGCAGCTAG
- the rpsH gene encoding 30S ribosomal protein S8 — MSMSDPIADMLTRIRNAVEREHKSVSMPHSRIKEALASVLKEEGYIDDFIVLPEQPQSVLRVQLKYIGDRRTRHSVITGLERVSKPGRRVYVGKTEIPWVLNGMGIAVLTTSRGVMTDSKARRLGVGGEVLCKIW; from the coding sequence ATGTCAATGAGTGATCCAATTGCTGATATGCTCACGCGTATAAGAAATGCAGTAGAACGGGAACATAAATCCGTTAGCATGCCCCATTCCAGAATCAAAGAGGCGCTGGCGTCCGTTTTGAAGGAAGAAGGTTACATTGATGACTTCATCGTATTGCCCGAGCAACCACAATCGGTTTTGCGGGTGCAGTTGAAGTACATCGGTGACCGGCGTACACGCCACTCGGTTATTACTGGCCTGGAACGTGTGAGCAAGCCAGGTCGCCGCGTGTATGTAGGAAAAACCGAGATTCCCTGGGTGCTGAATGGCATGGGAATCGCCGTATTGACAACCTCACGGGGTGTCATGACCGACAGTAAAGCCCGCCGTCTGGGCGTCGGTGGTGAAGTCCTGTGCAAGATTTGGTAG
- the rplW gene encoding 50S ribosomal protein L23: MHWRDIIRRPVVTEKSTIMVDRYNQYTFVVHPQANKVQIKMAVELAYPNVTVEKVRIANMPAKRARRLRRMAIRKSGWKKAIVTLSPGDTINVFEGV, encoded by the coding sequence ATGCATTGGCGAGACATTATCCGTCGCCCGGTAGTGACGGAAAAAAGCACGATTATGGTTGACCGTTATAACCAGTACACGTTTGTGGTGCATCCTCAGGCCAACAAAGTGCAAATCAAAATGGCCGTGGAACTGGCCTACCCGAATGTGACCGTGGAGAAAGTGCGGATAGCGAATATGCCGGCAAAGCGCGCCCGTCGCCTGCGCCGTATGGCCATTCGCAAATCTGGCTGGAAAAAGGCCATCGTCACTCTCTCCCCCGGTGACACAATCAACGTATTTGAAGGTGTTTAG
- the rplF gene encoding 50S ribosomal protein L6, producing MSRIGKMPVPVPAGVKVEIDGSFVTVTGPRGKLSQQLHPDMIVEADAGILRVSRPSDTREHRALHGLTRALLNNMVVGVSEGFKKRLEIEGVGYRAEMQGQDLVLFVGYSHPVTVVPPHDLKFEVENRGKSIVVTANDKQVLGEICANIRKQRPPEPYKGKGIRYADETIRRKAGKAGKV from the coding sequence ATGTCCCGAATAGGAAAAATGCCTGTCCCTGTTCCGGCAGGTGTAAAAGTGGAAATTGACGGGTCTTTTGTGACAGTGACCGGCCCCAGGGGCAAACTGTCACAGCAACTGCACCCGGATATGATTGTTGAGGCGGATGCCGGCATCTTGCGCGTGAGTCGTCCTAGTGATACACGAGAGCATCGCGCCCTACACGGCCTGACGCGCGCCCTCCTGAACAACATGGTTGTTGGCGTCAGTGAAGGCTTCAAGAAACGCCTGGAGATCGAAGGTGTCGGCTACCGCGCGGAAATGCAGGGGCAGGACCTCGTACTCTTCGTAGGTTATTCCCATCCTGTTACCGTGGTTCCGCCACATGACCTGAAGTTCGAGGTGGAAAACCGCGGCAAGAGCATTGTGGTAACGGCCAACGACAAACAGGTATTGGGTGAAATCTGCGCCAATATCCGCAAACAGCGTCCCCCGGAGCCATACAAAGGCAAAGGAATTCGCTACGCTGATGAGACTATTCGCCGCAAGGCTGGTAAAGCTGGTAAAGTTTAG
- the rpsQ gene encoding 30S ribosomal protein S17: MRDQRKRLIGVVTSDKMDKTVVVAVATTKRHPLYGKVVRLVKKYKAHDEKNECQIGDRVQIIESKPISRDKRWTVMAILDRAQ, translated from the coding sequence ATGAGAGATCAACGCAAACGTTTAATCGGAGTCGTAACCAGCGACAAGATGGACAAGACCGTAGTCGTGGCCGTGGCGACGACTAAGCGCCATCCTCTGTACGGTAAGGTGGTTCGGCTGGTAAAGAAATATAAGGCGCACGACGAAAAGAATGAATGCCAAATCGGTGATCGCGTGCAGATTATCGAATCTAAACCGATCAGCCGCGACAAGCGTTGGACAGTCATGGCTATCCTGGATCGCGCCCAATAG
- the rplP gene encoding 50S ribosomal protein L16, translating into MLMPKRVKYRKQFRGRMRGMAKGGTELLHGDFGLQAMAPGWITSRQIEAIRRTIVRQMRRRGKYWIRVFPDKPVTAKPAETRMGKGKGSVDHWVAVVKPGRILFEISGVPDDIAREALRLAGYKLPIKTQVIAREEGI; encoded by the coding sequence ATGTTAATGCCAAAACGCGTCAAGTATCGCAAACAGTTTCGTGGGCGGATGCGCGGCATGGCGAAAGGTGGCACGGAACTGTTGCACGGCGATTTTGGATTGCAGGCGATGGCCCCCGGGTGGATAACCAGCCGCCAGATCGAGGCAATTCGCCGTACCATCGTCCGCCAGATGCGCCGTCGTGGTAAGTATTGGATTCGCGTCTTTCCCGACAAACCCGTGACGGCAAAACCAGCCGAAACGCGCATGGGCAAGGGCAAAGGCTCCGTAGACCATTGGGTTGCCGTGGTAAAGCCTGGCCGTATTTTGTTCGAGATTTCCGGCGTGCCGGACGACATCGCCCGTGAGGCTCTGCGCTTGGCCGGGTACAAACTGCCCATCAAAACGCAGGTCATTGCACGAGAAGAGGGAATCTAA
- the rplD gene encoding 50S ribosomal protein L4 yields the protein MEVPVMNMAGEQVDQVELSPVIFEAKVNRGLMHQALVRQLANARQGTHKAKTRGEVNRTTAKWYRQKGTGRARHGSRRAPIFVGGGVAHGPLPRDYSKDMPRKMRRAALRSALTVKAQSGDVVVVDRLHLDTPRTKEMSAALARLVGDDSVLLLMPADSDNNILLSARNLADVKLLRDTYLNVRDVLGYGKVVLSLESLDAIESFLGQEDAYTYAMLEEEE from the coding sequence ATGGAAGTTCCTGTTATGAACATGGCTGGTGAGCAGGTTGACCAGGTTGAGCTTTCGCCCGTTATTTTTGAAGCCAAAGTCAACCGCGGCCTGATGCACCAGGCGCTTGTACGACAATTAGCAAACGCCCGCCAGGGCACACACAAAGCCAAGACCCGTGGTGAGGTGAACCGCACGACGGCCAAGTGGTATCGGCAAAAAGGCACGGGCCGCGCCCGTCATGGCAGCCGTCGCGCCCCCATTTTTGTTGGCGGCGGCGTGGCCCACGGCCCCCTGCCCCGCGACTACAGCAAGGATATGCCGCGCAAAATGCGCCGCGCCGCCTTGCGCTCCGCGCTCACCGTGAAGGCCCAGTCGGGAGATGTGGTCGTCGTGGATCGACTGCACCTGGACACACCCCGGACGAAGGAAATGTCCGCGGCTTTGGCCCGACTGGTGGGAGATGACAGCGTACTGCTGCTGATGCCGGCGGACAGCGACAACAATATCCTCCTCTCCGCCCGCAACCTGGCGGATGTGAAGCTGCTGCGCGATACGTACCTGAACGTACGCGACGTGCTAGGATACGGCAAAGTCGTCCTGTCGCTGGAATCGCTAGATGCGATTGAATCCTTCCTCGGCCAGGAAGACGCTTACACCTACGCTATGTTGGAAGAGGAGGAATAA
- the rplN gene encoding 50S ribosomal protein L14 produces MIQQESLLKVADNSGAREVSVIRVLGGSKRIYGHVGDIVVATVKKATPNGTVKKSSVVRAVIVRTNKEYRRSDGSYIRFDDNAVVILGTDGRTPVGTRIFGPVARELREKGFSRILSLAPEVL; encoded by the coding sequence ATGATTCAACAAGAAAGTCTCTTAAAGGTAGCGGATAATTCAGGAGCGCGCGAAGTCTCCGTGATCCGTGTTTTGGGTGGTTCCAAGCGCATTTATGGACACGTGGGCGACATTGTCGTAGCTACGGTGAAGAAGGCAACGCCGAATGGAACGGTGAAGAAGAGCAGTGTGGTGCGCGCCGTCATTGTGCGCACCAACAAAGAGTATCGCCGCTCCGATGGCAGTTATATTCGTTTTGACGATAACGCCGTTGTTATCCTGGGAACGGATGGCCGCACACCGGTAGGGACACGTATTTTCGGCCCTGTGGCGCGCGAACTGCGAGAAAAAGGCTTTAGCCGTATTCTATCGCTGGCGCCAGAAGTGCTGTAG
- the rpmC gene encoding 50S ribosomal protein L29, with protein sequence MASIVELRDMSNIKLEEMLENAREEMFNLRFQRATGRLEDYSRLKKVRQEIARLETVLNARHQAVALAAQEPEIAAVLAGKEWQASAHYDYELSTWLVTFTDNNDASMATAQVNLNQKHNFPRQKRQEGRQPRRVTQYEIAG encoded by the coding sequence ATGGCTAGCATTGTGGAATTACGAGACATGAGCAACATCAAACTGGAAGAGATGTTGGAAAACGCTCGTGAAGAAATGTTCAATTTGCGTTTTCAGCGGGCTACGGGCCGCCTGGAAGATTATTCTCGCCTGAAGAAGGTGCGCCAGGAGATCGCTCGCCTGGAGACCGTTCTCAATGCCCGTCATCAGGCTGTTGCCCTGGCGGCGCAAGAACCTGAGATTGCAGCTGTGTTGGCCGGCAAAGAGTGGCAGGCCAGTGCGCACTATGACTATGAGCTGAGTACCTGGTTGGTGACATTCACGGACAATAATGATGCCAGCATGGCGACAGCCCAGGTCAATCTGAACCAGAAGCACAACTTCCCGCGCCAGAAGCGTCAGGAAGGGCGGCAGCCGCGCCGGGTGACGCAGTACGAGATTGCAGGGTAG
- the rpsS gene encoding 30S ribosomal protein S19, producing MSRSLKKGPFIDPKLLKKIERLNATGGRMVIRTWSRSSTIFPQMVGHTIGVYDGRRHIPIYITENMVGHKLGEFAPTRTFRGHISKAEKKGRR from the coding sequence ATGTCAAGATCACTCAAGAAGGGTCCATTTATCGACCCCAAACTGCTGAAAAAAATCGAAAGATTGAACGCCACCGGTGGCAGAATGGTCATCCGCACCTGGTCACGGTCCAGCACCATCTTTCCGCAAATGGTTGGTCACACCATTGGCGTCTATGATGGCCGCCGTCACATTCCCATCTACATCACCGAAAACATGGTGGGGCACAAACTGGGTGAATTCGCCCCTACCCGCACCTTTCGCGGCCACATCAGCAAAGCAGAAAAGAAAGGGCGTAGATAA
- a CDS encoding type Z 30S ribosomal protein S14 encodes MAKKSMIARETKRKYKVRVRNRCKLCGRPRGYMRRFGLCRICFREEALKGNIPGVVKASW; translated from the coding sequence ATGGCCAAGAAATCCATGATTGCGCGGGAAACCAAGCGTAAATACAAGGTTCGGGTGCGGAATCGCTGCAAGTTGTGTGGTCGGCCACGTGGCTACATGCGTCGTTTTGGATTGTGTCGCATCTGCTTCCGTGAAGAAGCCCTGAAGGGGAACATTCCGGGCGTTGTGAAGGCAAGTTGGTAG